Proteins found in one Panicum hallii strain FIL2 chromosome 4, PHallii_v3.1, whole genome shotgun sequence genomic segment:
- the LOC112888529 gene encoding ribonuclease 3-like protein 3, translating into MAQAPLTPSGTEDEEEPPSMAPHVPREHREQHGKDAPPGFVPPMTAEDVAAVEAVLGYDFADKSLVELALTHGSFYYPYRPGDTYERLEYLGDGVLTCLMSREVFRTYRTLPPGPLTRLRAANVDTEKLARVAVVRGLHRFLRHKAPQLEGQIHIFIEEMCKYPVHSNGLLDPPKVLSDIVESLIGAIYFDSNFDQEEVWRVFRNLADPLINLETLGKHPVSELFEFCQKTRRGVKIVKDEWDKNLKVEVLIDGELVGSATYAQKKEIAQNRAAKAALDKLKETMGQIESEPASADVSDELDIAGNTKMSVKY; encoded by the exons ATGGCCCAAGCGCCATTGACTCCCAGCGGcaccgaggacgaggaggagccgCCATCGATGGCGCCGCACGTGCCGAGGGAGCACCGGGAGCAGCACGGCAAGGACGCACCGCCCGGGTTCGTCCCACCGATGACTGCGGAGGACGTGGCGGCCGTCGAGGCCGTCCTGGGCTACGACTTCGCCGACAAGTCTCTCGTCGAGCTCGCGCTCACGCACGGCTCCTTCTACTACCCGTACCGCCCCGGCGACACCTACGAGCGCCTCGAGTACCTCGGCGACGGCGTCCTCACCTGCCTCATGTCGCGGGAGGTCTTCCGCACCTACCGCACCCTCCCTCCCGGCCCGCTCACCAGGCTCCGCGCCGCCAACGTAGACACGGAGAAGCTCGCGCGCGTCGCCGTCGTGCGCGGCCTCCACCGCTTCCTCCGGCACAAGGCGCCGCAACTCGAAGGGCAG ATTCACATTTTCATAGAAGAAATGTGCAAGTATCCAGTTCACTCTAATGGACTATTGGATCCTCCTAAAGTTCTGTCCGACATTGTGGAATCTCTTATTGGTGCTATATACTTCGACTCTAACTTTGATCAAGAGGAAGTTTGGCGG GTCTTCCGAAATTTAGCTGATCCACTTATTAATTTGGAGACATTAGGCAAGCACCCTGTAAGTGAGCTCTTTGAGTTTTGCCAGAAGACTCGTCGAGGAGTGAAAATCGTGAAAGATGAATGGGATAAAAATTTGAAGGTTGAGGTGTTGATTGATGGAGAGTTGGTTGGGAGTGCGACTTATGCTCAAAAGAAGGAGATAGCTCAGAACCGTGCTGCGAAGGCTGCTTTGGATAAGCTAAAGGAGACAATGGGACAGATCGAAAGTGAACCAGCATCAGCAGATGTTTCCGACGAATTAGACATAGCTGGAAATACTAAAATGTCAGTGAAATACTGA